A single window of Camarhynchus parvulus chromosome 9, STF_HiC, whole genome shotgun sequence DNA harbors:
- the CRYGS gene encoding gamma-crystallin S isoform X1 yields the protein MSRAGAKVTFYEDKNFLGRYYECDSDCPDFHTYLSRCNSIRVDGGTWVAYERPNYAGNMYVLTHGEYPDYHHWMGLNDRLGSCKYIQIPSGGRGHIQVFEKGDFGGQMFEATEDCPSIMEEWHMREVHACRVLEGVWVFYEHPNYRGRQYVLPKGEYRKPVEWGAASPAVQSFRSISE from the exons ATGTCCAGAGCTGGAGCCAAG GTCACCTTCTATGAAGACAAGAACTTCCTGGGCCGTTACTATGAGTGCGACAGCGACTGCCCCGATTTCCACACCTACCTGAGCCGCTGCAACTCCATCCGTGTGGATGGAGGCACCTGGGTGGCCTACGAGAGGCCCAACTATGCTGGGAACATGTACGTGCTGACCCACGGGGAGTACCCTGACTACCACCACTGGATGGGCCTCAACGACCGCCTGGGCTCCTGCAAGTACATCCAGATC ccAAGTGGAGGCCGAGGCCACATCCAGGTGTTTGAGAAGGGAGATTTTGGCGGGCAGATGTTCGAAGCCACCGAAGACTGCCCCTCCATCATGGAGGAGTGGCACATGCGTGAGGTGCACGCCTGCAGGGTGCTGGAGGGCGTCTGGGTGTTCTACGAGCACCCCAACTACCGGGGCCGGCAGTACGTGCTGCCCAAGGGGGAGTACCGCAAGCCCGTGGAGTGGGGCGCGGCCAGCCCCGCCGTCCAGTCCTTCCGCAGCATCTCCGAGTGA
- the CRYGS gene encoding gamma-crystallin S isoform X2, with protein MGKVTFYEDKNFLGRYYECDSDCPDFHTYLSRCNSIRVDGGTWVAYERPNYAGNMYVLTHGEYPDYHHWMGLNDRLGSCKYIQIVGVPPCQGMLPFIPSWEGRGHIQVFEKGDFGGQMFEATEDCPSIMEEWHMREVHACRVLEGVWVFYEHPNYRGRQYVLPKGEYRKPVEWGAASPAVQSFRSISE; from the exons GTCACCTTCTATGAAGACAAGAACTTCCTGGGCCGTTACTATGAGTGCGACAGCGACTGCCCCGATTTCCACACCTACCTGAGCCGCTGCAACTCCATCCGTGTGGATGGAGGCACCTGGGTGGCCTACGAGAGGCCCAACTATGCTGGGAACATGTACGTGCTGACCCACGGGGAGTACCCTGACTACCACCACTGGATGGGCCTCAACGACCGCCTGGGCTCCTGCAAGTACATCCAGATCGTAGGTGTCCCCCCTTGCCAGGGCATGCTGCCATTTATCCCATCCTGGGAGG GCCGAGGCCACATCCAGGTGTTTGAGAAGGGAGATTTTGGCGGGCAGATGTTCGAAGCCACCGAAGACTGCCCCTCCATCATGGAGGAGTGGCACATGCGTGAGGTGCACGCCTGCAGGGTGCTGGAGGGCGTCTGGGTGTTCTACGAGCACCCCAACTACCGGGGCCGGCAGTACGTGCTGCCCAAGGGGGAGTACCGCAAGCCCGTGGAGTGGGGCGCGGCCAGCCCCGCCGTCCAGTCCTTCCGCAGCATCTCCGAGTGA
- the CRYGS gene encoding gamma-crystallin S isoform X3, with the protein MGKVTFYEDKNFLGRYYECDSDCPDFHTYLSRCNSIRVDGGTWVAYERPNYAGNMYVLTHGEYPDYHHWMGLNDRLGSCKYIQIVGRGHIQVFEKGDFGGQMFEATEDCPSIMEEWHMREVHACRVLEGVWVFYEHPNYRGRQYVLPKGEYRKPVEWGAASPAVQSFRSISE; encoded by the exons GTCACCTTCTATGAAGACAAGAACTTCCTGGGCCGTTACTATGAGTGCGACAGCGACTGCCCCGATTTCCACACCTACCTGAGCCGCTGCAACTCCATCCGTGTGGATGGAGGCACCTGGGTGGCCTACGAGAGGCCCAACTATGCTGGGAACATGTACGTGCTGACCCACGGGGAGTACCCTGACTACCACCACTGGATGGGCCTCAACGACCGCCTGGGCTCCTGCAAGTACATCCAGATCGTAG GCCGAGGCCACATCCAGGTGTTTGAGAAGGGAGATTTTGGCGGGCAGATGTTCGAAGCCACCGAAGACTGCCCCTCCATCATGGAGGAGTGGCACATGCGTGAGGTGCACGCCTGCAGGGTGCTGGAGGGCGTCTGGGTGTTCTACGAGCACCCCAACTACCGGGGCCGGCAGTACGTGCTGCCCAAGGGGGAGTACCGCAAGCCCGTGGAGTGGGGCGCGGCCAGCCCCGCCGTCCAGTCCTTCCGCAGCATCTCCGAGTGA